A window from Ignavibacteriota bacterium encodes these proteins:
- a CDS encoding NADH-quinone oxidoreductase subunit D gives MAIKTEEMVLNMGPQHPSTHGVLRLEVELEGELVKNVKPHIGYLHRCFEKHCEAMTYPQVVPYTDRMDYLASMYNNFGYAVAVERLLGISIPERVEYIRVIVGELQRIASHMVALGTYGVDMGAFTPFLFLFAEREKILTIFEETCGARLLYNYIWVGGLSHDIHPDFVRKTKDFVRDFKPRITELNNLLSYNKIFIERTANIGILPADVAINYGVTGPNLRASGVKWDLRRNDPYSIYDKFDFEIPVGEGLKGTLGDCWDRYYIRVLEMEQSLRIIEQAIDNIPDGNVQEAIPKRIKPPKGTIYSRVENPKGELGYFIISDGNVNPFRVKVRAPSFVNMEVFGELCKGHFVADVIAILGSIDVVLGEIDR, from the coding sequence ATGGCTATAAAAACTGAAGAAATGGTATTAAATATGGGACCTCAACATCCATCTACACATGGAGTTTTGAGGTTAGAAGTTGAACTAGAAGGTGAACTTGTTAAAAATGTAAAACCTCACATTGGATATTTACATAGATGTTTTGAAAAACACTGCGAGGCTATGACATATCCTCAAGTTGTGCCATATACAGACAGAATGGATTATCTTGCTTCAATGTATAATAATTTTGGTTATGCCGTTGCCGTTGAAAGATTATTAGGAATTTCAATTCCTGAAAGAGTTGAATATATCAGAGTAATTGTTGGTGAATTACAAAGAATTGCATCACACATGGTTGCGCTTGGAACTTACGGCGTTGATATGGGTGCGTTTACTCCTTTCCTTTTTTTGTTCGCAGAACGTGAAAAAATTCTTACAATATTTGAAGAAACTTGCGGCGCAAGACTTTTATATAACTATATTTGGGTCGGCGGACTTTCACATGATATTCATCCGGATTTTGTTCGAAAAACAAAAGATTTTGTCCGTGATTTTAAACCAAGAATTACTGAACTAAATAATTTGCTTTCGTACAATAAAATTTTTATTGAAAGAACCGCAAATATTGGAATTCTACCAGCCGATGTTGCCATCAATTATGGTGTAACTGGTCCAAATTTAAGAGCAAGCGGAGTAAAGTGGGATTTAAGAAGAAATGATCCGTATTCAATATATGATAAATTTGATTTTGAAATTCCGGTTGGTGAAGGATTAAAAGGAACACTCGGAGATTGTTGGGATAGATATTATATTCGAGTTTTGGAAATGGAACAAAGTTTAAGAATTATTGAACAAGCTATTGATAATATTCCCGATGGAAATGTTCAAGAAGCAATTCCAAAAAGAATAAAACCGCCAAAAGGTACAATTTATTCAAGAGTGGAAAATCCTAAAGGTGAACTTGGTTACTTTATTATTAGTGATGGAAATGTAAATCCATTTAGAGTAAAAGTCCGCGCTCCATCATTTGTAAATATGGAAGTTTTTGGTGAATTGTGTAAGGGTCATTTTGTTGCAGACGTAATTGCAATTCTTGGAAGTATTGATGTAGTATTAGGAGAAATTGATAGATAA
- a CDS encoding NADH-quinone oxidoreductase subunit C, translating to MSAEEILEILKNKFPNFSFSFDNSLPLESFLNVDALQLPEVCTFLRDDEKLQFDNLMNLSGVDDNNAKKEKDENGNEKLVGRTLSVYYHLESMKLNHKLNLKVSVAIENPEVESVESIWKSADWHEREAFDMFGIKFLNHPNLIRILMPYDWEDGSYPLRKDFETPEFYNGMKIPY from the coding sequence ATGAGTGCTGAAGAAATTCTTGAAATATTAAAAAATAAATTCCCAAATTTTTCTTTCAGTTTTGATAATTCACTTCCATTAGAATCATTTCTAAATGTTGATGCATTGCAATTACCAGAAGTTTGTACATTTTTACGCGACGATGAAAAACTGCAATTTGATAATTTAATGAATCTTTCCGGCGTTGATGATAATAATGCAAAAAAAGAAAAAGATGAAAATGGAAATGAAAAATTAGTTGGCAGAACTTTAAGCGTTTATTACCATTTAGAATCGATGAAATTAAATCATAAATTAAATTTAAAAGTTTCCGTCGCAATCGAAAATCCGGAAGTTGAATCAGTAGAATCAATTTGGAAAAGTGCAGATTGGCATGAAAGAGAAGCTTTTGATATGTTTGGAATAAAATTTCTTAATCATCCCAATTTAATTAGAATTTTAATGCCATATGATTGGGAAGACGGAAGTTATCCTTTAAGAAAAGATTTCGAAACTCCAGAATTTTATAATGGAATGAAAATACCTTACTGA
- the nuoH gene encoding NADH-quinone oxidoreductase subunit NuoH, with translation MYEFLIDIFGNQILAFFVAAALPLFLFILPYALFAVLAERKVSAHMQDRLGPMRTGYHGIFQTVADILKLIQKEDIIADSIDKRLFNFAPYLVFMGSFAAFAVIPFSSFFMGSSIDIGLFYFLAISSLVVAGILMGGWSSNNKYSLLGSMRSVSQIISYEIPTAIVVLTMVMLTSSLNLDTITNQQTAFFWNWNILGGASTGIAKFLLIPLMIGAFIIIFISTLAEVNRTPFDIPEAESELVAGFFTEYSGMKFAMFFLAEYANMLAVSFLISVLFFGGYHSPIGYIGNSIGVDWLIPIEQIFWFASKGLTLVIVQMWLRWTLPRLRVDQLMTLCWKYLIPYSIAILLLVGLITLI, from the coding sequence ATGTACGAATTTTTAATTGACATATTCGGAAATCAAATTTTAGCATTTTTTGTTGCTGCTGCTTTACCTTTATTTCTGTTTATTTTACCTTACGCGCTTTTTGCAGTTTTAGCTGAACGTAAAGTTTCAGCACACATGCAAGATCGCCTTGGACCAATGCGAACCGGATATCATGGAATATTTCAAACGGTTGCGGATATTCTAAAACTAATTCAAAAAGAAGATATTATTGCTGATTCAATAGATAAAAGACTATTTAATTTTGCCCCCTATTTAGTTTTTATGGGAAGTTTTGCCGCATTTGCAGTTATTCCCTTTTCGAGCTTTTTTATGGGAAGTTCAATAGATATCGGATTATTTTACTTTTTAGCAATTTCTAGTCTAGTTGTTGCTGGAATATTAATGGGCGGTTGGTCATCAAATAATAAATATTCTTTGCTTGGCTCAATGAGATCGGTTTCCCAAATTATTAGTTATGAAATTCCTACAGCAATTGTTGTGCTCACAATGGTAATGTTAACAAGTAGTTTAAATTTAGATACAATTACAAATCAACAAACAGCCTTTTTCTGGAATTGGAATATATTGGGTGGAGCTTCTACAGGAATTGCAAAATTTTTACTTATCCCTTTAATGATTGGTGCGTTTATAATTATTTTCATAAGTACTTTAGCTGAAGTAAATAGAACTCCATTTGATATTCCTGAAGCTGAATCTGAATTAGTTGCCGGATTTTTCACAGAATATAGCGGAATGAAATTCGCAATGTTTTTTCTTGCCGAATATGCAAATATGCTTGCTGTTTCCTTCTTAATATCGGTTTTATTTTTTGGCGGATATCATTCGCCAATCGGATATATTGGGAATTCTATTGGTGTTGATTGGTTAATCCCTATTGAACAAATATTTTGGTTTGCATCTAAAGGTTTAACTTTGGTTATTGTACAAATGTGGTTACGTTGGACTTTACCAAGATTAAGAGTAGATCAACTTATGACTCTTTGTTGGAAATATTTAATTCCCTATTCAATTGCAATTTTATTACTTGTTGGTCTTATAACATTAATTTGA